Within the Mauremys reevesii isolate NIE-2019 linkage group 2, ASM1616193v1, whole genome shotgun sequence genome, the region CAATCGGCGATAGATAGTCTGGCCACGTATGCTGGTTCTAGTCCAAGATGTGCAGGCACAAAAGGGTTGgggattgttttggtttttaaattagtCTTTTATATAAACACTATCAACTTCTTTAACATGAGGACTGTATCAACATTGGGAGTACAAATTATCAAAAATTTGCTTGTGGATGAACTAATTCCCATTCCCTCTCACTCCCCATGTTTTCTTTTGTAGGGGCTTAGCTGGAGGCATACAGAGTCCCCACCAAATATTCCTGAGAATGGCTTCTGATTACtcctcaaaagaaaaaaacaaaacaaaactgagttCTTCCTGTATTGTGATGACCTACAAGTAGAAGGAAGTCCCTGCacctttttctcctcctttttACTAGGAAAAATCAAGCCTTAGAAATTTCCTCTGTGGAGGAGTGACACttgtggccagagtccatagtaTGCCTTTTATGTCCTTCTCAGATTTATAGGGAAGAAAAAGCAAGAGAAATTAACTCTCAGGAGGGTCCAGCTACTGAGTATTGCCTACCCCCTGCTCTATAGGACAAAAGAAGAGTGGCCTCAGCAGCCTatggttaagattttgtcacagttatttttagtaaaagtcagacagCTCACAGGCAATCAACAGAAATTCACAGAAGCTCATGACCTGtccgacttttactaaaaataactgacaaAATAGGGAGGGGTGGGTCCAGCACCCAGCACAGGTCCATAGTCCCCAAGGTGCTCAGAGATGCGGGGGTccgtccccaccccacagcagctaggagctgtgggggcccTTGCCAGCTCTAGCTCCTGGCTGAAGCAGAAAAAGTGTcccagaggtctctggaagtcacagattccatgacctctgtgacataatcCTAGCCTTACCTATGGTAATAGAATATCAACAAAGAGGGGATCAGGGGAAAGAACTGCACCTGCTGTGCTACAGAAATAACACTTTGAGATGAGCCCTTGATTGTTACAGAAGCTCCTTAAATCCCTGCCTgtggaaggaggagggaaaacaATCACATGGCACAGCCCTTTTGTCTCACTAAATCCCCTAGTGCTACACAACAGTTAATACCAATGTTGTCTCACTGAATCCTAGGATGGGCAAGGCAGGCTTACATAAGGGATGGCTCCCACCTTGTTAAAGAGGGTGAAATAAATTAGAAACAAGAGGCCCTTTACTGCTGCTTGTTCCTCCATGTCTGGGCTGATCTCTACCTCAGCCCTCCAGGACTGCCAGTATGGGGCATGGCTGACCTGCAATAAGCAGGGTCCCATTAGTCAGGCAGGTAGCACATGGCTGTGTGGCAAAACATGGTGATTTCAGCTGGCTAGGCAGTTCTGGCATAGCCGACCGTGCTAAGTGAGGTCCAAGTTAGCCTAGACATTTTTGTGCCCTTTTCCTGCAACTTCTCTATTCCTCTAATTGCCTTGAAGCTGTTCCACCAGAGCGGCATGTCCAGACAGGCTGCAATGGAAACTTCTGCAGCCAGCAACCCTGGTATCAAAACAGGGCAGGGGGGAAAAGGTGTTTCAGCAAGCCTGCTGCAGAGCacaactcctcccccaccccccacaccctttcCAAGGCAAACTAAAAGACCAGTAATGTTTAGAATCCTTTGTTTTGGTTGTGTTGTTGCTTTGAGCAGGTCATTTGGTAAagccctcctgcagctgctgggggcagTTCAAACTGGCTAGAAGTACCTGGGTCTTCAGGATTGTGGCCATTTGCGCCTGTCTAATTGGGGTATTAGCGCCCCAAAGAAGCTGCAAACAGGAGTAAGATCCATTGTAATGGATCTGCAGAATTTCCCCGCAGAAGAATaatcctttgtaaattctgtaaGAATATGATATAGACTCACCTTGTGAACCTCAGGGATGGTATTAAATTTCTCAGACAATTTACTTGCAAAAGAACCATAAACACCATCGTTCATGTAGTACATAAAGATTGGATCATCATCACTCCTGGTTTGCTCCACTGGAAGAAAAATggttaaatatttttataataaaaacattcaatttgcaatCCTCTGTAAGctaattcctcccccaccccacaagagTATGTAAAACGTGCATTGGGATAAGAATGTTGGGGAAGGAATGTAATTAGAGGTAGGCTTGAATTAATATTGTAGTCTCATAAAGGCTATGCTTAAGGACACATTTTGCATACTTAATCTTCTAGTCATTattgaaaacatccaaaaattccATTTTAGTAGAAGAGGGACAATAGTAGCTCCATTGCATGTTCTTCCATCTTCCCCTAATTCAGCTTTAATTATATGCTGATAGGATGCCTGAAGATCATAGATGAGTCACATCTATTTACTAGTGAGGAAACAAGCAATGCCAAACAAACCCAGAAAGCAGAGAATGAACAGAGGTGCAGATTAACcaggtttggaaggattagatttttatcagtaaatgtctttcactgcacacacaccaagtgatgaaaaaatatttccaccaaTGATAACAAAATGTACAGATACGCAAAGAAAGAAAAGCGCTGCTTGAGAATTTTAGAGTTTGATTAACGAtattcattttatatattttgacatAGGATGTTGATAATTTGTTTTAAGTTATAAAAAATTTGGACTTTTTGAAACTCAACATCTACTATAACAAAGTAAGTATTGTCTTACCACACCGCGTAATATCCCGCaaatgtgaaaatttaaaatatatataaatgaaaaaaatatgctTCAAAACAAACATCAGTATAATcagtcaaaattatttttaaaaaatcaacactTAATTGTGCCAAGCCTAAGATTAACATAGGGACAGAACCTTAAAAAATAGACAGACTCAAGTATGAGCCATTTATTGaatagaaaaaatattaaagcatATAATTCATGATCTACACATAAAATTGAGCTATGCTGACAAAAATGGAGACTTATTTGTACTGATTCACACATGTACAAAACAAATATGTTGCTTACTTCCAGAGGGAAGAAATTTATCATATTCAACAGCTTTCTTTGCAATGATGTTAACTGCTAGAGTAAATGCAGATGAAACATAATAACATCcaggctctgcaatcacattaaCACCGGATTCTTCAGGAAAGTAGATATCCAACAATGGACTGATGACATGATTAACCTAGGAAATTGAAGTCACAGCTAATGTTTAGATTGCTCATCTGATTTATTTTGAAGTTTATTTATAGTTCTTGTGAAAGGTGCTCGATTGACAAATCAGACACAGAAGTCCTCTGCCACAAATTTCCAATCAACAATTTACAGTGCTGGTGAGTTGGCCACAAGCTGATTTTTACTACCCATATTGGGCCTTTGCTGAATCAAGTCTCAGACACCATGGTTAAGATTTACGAAAATAAAACGGGTGTTACTTTTGGGATACTGATGCCATACCTAGGCACCTAATAATAATTGCAAACTCttatataatgcttttcatcagtagatctcaaagcactttacaaaggagttaAGTATCATTCTCTTCAGTCTCCAGTAAAGAACAAGTCATCCAAATGACCAAATCACCATTTAAGTAATTTCAAAGTGGTTGTAGTACAACAGATGTAAAATTATTTATGAATCCATGAAGTGTATCAGGGttgcatttaaaaaatgcaaacaaaacagagCAATTTGGTCAATTACAGTTTTGCATCTtgacaaataaacaaacagatggtATTCACTGAATTTACCCAACATTAATCGGATTTTTAACTTCAATATTAATGCTATAGTCTTGCATGACTTGTCCACAACTACTTGATAAGGCAAACATGGACTAAGTAGGCAATTTTCAAAGTTCTATTAATGATTGTAGCTGTTTGAACCTATTCGTTTCAGCACTCCAGGCTTTGGGAGTTTACCTATAAGAGTACACAAAATACAGTGATCAGTCTAAATCGCCATTATTCACTAGTGACCAGGTCATGACACCAAACCAAAGATCAAAtgaggctctgtctacacttaaaatgcttcagtgtagacacgtactacagcaacaggaggggttctGCCATAGCTGTAGGTAATCAACCTCTGAGAGGTggagctaggtcaatggaataaTTTCtctgttgacctagcactgtccacactaggctttaggttggcttaactgtgTCTCTCAGGGGCATGGATTTTTAACATCCCTAAAAAATGTAGCTATGTCactgtaacttttcagtgtagatttGCTCTAAGAGTAAAAATCTTAAGGCTCATTAAAGCAAATGTCCAGCTGATGCATTGTGTCTTCAGTTCTAAACCAAAATACTGAAAattccagctgcagcagcaggtcAGTATTCATCCATTATGAACACAGTAAAAAGAACTGCCTCCAGAAGAAAGGGCTAAAATCTCCAGAAGAAAGGGCTAAAATCTTCATGGTAAGAAGCATGCAAATTTTAAAGATGACAAGAATAACTGAGGCCTTGGTTTTCTGTCAATTTACAATGGTTACTGTTTCTCTCATTTGTAAGACCTTAGCACCTGAGGGACAATTTTGTGAATAATTTATGTAACATTAGTTGAATCAGAATTGAGAGACTAGCAGTACTTCATGGATCTGTACTAATTCTCTGCTAATGACTCCACAGTGCAACTGTGGCATATAATCCAGTCCATCCCCATGGTTTTAAATCTGTCAATCCAGGTTTTAACTATCAATATTAGTTGGAAACTGACATGTCAAAAACTCCAAACCGACAAACGAAAGGCAAGCTAGTTCTAACTTCCACTGAGTTGCATACCTCTTCCAGCTGAAGTTCTGAACCTGTGAAGCCCCCACCAATGTCCAACATGTTCATCTTAAAGCCAAATTCTTCCTAAAAGGAAGTATAAACAGGCCTTTAAGCATGCAGACAATAGAAATTAAAGTTTTTATTGAAGAGCTCTCCAATCTCATTCAATATTGTATGCTCATGCTTTAAACGTGAAATTGTGACATCTTAAATACAGTAAAGAGTATTCCAGTGAACAATTCACTCGAGTTATACCTAGTATTATTCTATATTAAACATTACTGCAATTAGTAAGGAGAGGAGAATAAATAAATTAAGCAATTCTAAAGTaaagcaaccttaatttggcctctGAGTATACAGTAGAAGAGTCTTTTCTCACAAAACTGGACAGTGCAATACACTGTTCAGCAAATACTTTACTACAATATAGTGGAAAAGAAATACATGTTTATAACCGTAGATGCACATAATAGTATGTATAATATAAATGGTTGCATGGTGTGATAATGTGATGAAAGCCCTTCTTGTAACGCATAGgcacaagggggcagagttaaaaCTGGTGTGGGAACTTCAACTGTCTTCCTTGTGTAATTAATCACATCAATAATTTTGCAATAATCACAGTAAGGTCATTATCTTGGATTTTTCTGAACTCAAACTTAAACTTTTCTCTCTCACTTAAAGCGAACAGAAATATTTTCAATACAAAAATCTGTTTCCTTAACACAAGTAGTATACATTTATAGCCTAAAACAAATTAATTTACCAGTGTCAACAAGTCAGTTCCTTTTTGCCAAGAGAACCATTCAGGGTTCTGTTCCTCCCCACCGCAAAACCCAATGACATAATTATATAAGGCAACATAAGGAAGGCAGCCACATGCATTGTTCAGTTGGTAATGATTTCATCTCATGCAGAGAAAACAAAACCTGTTCACTGGTCTTGGTAGATAAACAGTTTAATTTACTTTTAAGATGTATTCTTAACTTAGAAAGTGACAAATATATTCTGCTGAAGTTGAGATCTtggactttaaaagaaaaaaaaacacaccacaaaaaaacccaaaacacaccACACCCACTGGCCcttaatgaaaattttaaaatacattaaaggaTGTTTTAGTGGAAGATTTTATTTGTCTCACATTAAATATTCAGTAAGGTCTATAATTTACTATTCAGTTGTGTGTAATCATTCCGTTATTTGAAGGGTCCTTATCAGACTAGCAATATACATTTTAGGAAATAAATTTTTCTTATCTCCATTAGCGAGAATATAGTAGGATGACTCCTCTATTAAATTGTATGTTAGCATAATTACTTACAGCCATGTCAAACACACACCGAGCATCAGATATAGCATGAATGTACACTTGAGGTTCCTTGCAAGAGCTTGAAATGTGAAATCTAAAAGAAATGAAATATAATAAATACACAAACCTACAACCTGCATTAACAGAACATTGATATATCTAGACCAATAGGGACATATAGCAGATCACTCAAGGGAATTTGACAAAGGAAGTATTGTTTTGACAGTACACACGTATTTATAGTAGTAGAAATGCATGTATATTCCATGCATAGGTGATTAAGGTTTTATTTGTTTACGAGAAATTTATGCAATAGGAAGAGACCTCAAAACATCTTTGCTTTCCTTCTAGCCCATTTGCACACACAAGACAAATTTGTATAGCACAATTTAAGAACAACAATGGCTTCATtctaatcttaaaaaaaaaaaaggaaatttgagTGTCAGTGTTCTCAAGATACAACAGTTAAAGTTGCCTAAGGGCAAGTCCACAGAAATAGGTTTATAAAGAAAAATAGGCTCAGTAGTGAGATAGCATCTGAGCACCAGTTACAGAAAATACTCTAAAAAACACAGTCCTAGCACCTCCCTACCCACAGTGTCCATAtcagttctgattttttttaaacagaattttAGGCTTTGGAGAATAAAAAATTTTGTAATGTATGTTTATAGAACTGTACAAATGACCAGAGGGACACAGTAAAACAATAGATATTATAACAATTGGGAATAACAGTTATTCCCAATTAGCCTCTTTATGATTATTTTCATTGTAGACTAGATTGTGGACTAGACACTAGACAGATTGATGGCACAGATGAGATAGGGTAATTCAAAACAGGTGAACAGAAAACATTAGCTAGGAAACGAGAGGCTAAGAATAGATCAGACAAACCAGTCATTTTCTCATATCTAAAACTACAGACATGAAAGGAATAGAGCACAGTTTAAGCCAGAAGTCTGGTCTTGAAATCTAAGATCACTACCTTGCTATGACACAAGAAGACAcaagaaaataaacattttcatcacagaaatttaaaatattgtgacACCAGGTTTATTCAGAAAAATTGTTCCTTGTGCCCACTCACTAGCACAGGGCCTTTTAAAAGTGACCTAGTGCTTATGAACTTTGTTGTTCTGACAGCCCAGAAGAATGATGTCTTATTTATGTACAGAACACAAAAAAATACAAATACGAACAGTGAAGGTATAACATTTCCTTTATAAAAGTATATCCCTATTGACACGAGAGATGAGACTTGTCAGCTTCCATGGTTATACAGTCTAGACCGCCCTGCTCAGGCTGCCAACAAAGTGCCAATTAAGAGGGTGACTCTTGTCCAAGGGAACTAGATGAAGACTACAATTCATTTTACATCTTTTATGTTTCACGCCCCTATAATATAAAGCTTCGGTGCTTGTGAAAAACACGAACTCTGCATCAGATAAAGATCACAAAAGCCATTGGTCGCTTCTGATCACTACTAACTTGGGTAAGAACCAAAGCAGCAACCTAGAGGTAAAAGGCTCTGTATCCCATTATCAATCCACTTGAGTCATTCAACCTCTAACATGTGCATACTTCTTTGATATGTAACATGTATTCACTCAGTATTCTATAAGCTGTTTTATAAATAAACGGTACAAAATGCAAAACAGATGACCCGTAGCTAGAAGAAAAGGCTCACCACAACCAAATGATGGGAAGGAGAAAGAGTAGAACGTAAGTTTGAATTAAAATGGATGGAGTACTTTAACATAttttagagcccaatcctgcactgCCACAAGGATGGACTAAGcgttcttttccagattatttggCCAAACATCTAAAAGAGAGAAGGAGACAACGAAGGCACAAACTCAGAGTCAGCTATATTTTCTGCCTCTTTTTGGACCCTTGTGAGCCATGTGGCCCGATTGATTTTCATTTCTAAAATTAAGTTAGAACAGTTTTAGACAAACTGATTTAACCCTGTGTGCTGACAATTTGTACTCTCTTCTCATCCTTAGTGCTAAGTAAGCTCAGCCACAATATGACTGTTACTGAAGTGACAAAAATTAGACAGATTAAGCTACTGATACCTCATCAGAGTCTAAGTCTTCATTGTGACAAACACGACAGATCAATTTAAATCAACTTTCAtcctgttttgcatttgtacatttTAGTTACTTTTCTAAAGAAAGGgcgattctcattggttggttaCATTTGgtacttctttttgctaaccaggatgATACATTATCTATAAACGTTGTTTcaaagcaattatatagcttacatacatttattttttgcattttattatgttagaaaatggtgaatgatgcagtTCTAGATGATTTACTAGATTAATATTTTTTACTTGTGATGTTTGTCAAACTACATTTcaatggaaattggaattcaattaaaaatgcacaaaactttttaaaattattaaaaataccttACGTGTACTGGATAcataaagtttatcaaaacatattttgcatttaaaacagaTTTATAAACAAAGGAAGTAGCTTCAGTTAGTGAACTGAACTAATTGTTTCTGGTCATGTCCTTCAGGATTTAGTAGTTCATCTCATCCTCAGACacctcatttttgtgtatttGAAGAGCAGAAGCAGCTTCTCTGCTTTTTCAGCTCCCAATTGGTTTCTCAAATTTGAATGAATTAGTCATTAAACTGAACTAACTGAATaaattgaaatgaagaaaatattctgtcTGTACTTGCAGAAGCAGTTaatgctgtcaaaagctggtttagcttTTCAACACACTCTGGTTCCAGGTACTTAGCCAATGACTTCCatcagttcagtgctttgactttctttaaaactttggcaGCAAATGTATACtgcttgaatattttttttatttaaatttaatacTTTTAAGAGATTATAGTAAGTTTTGGCATTAACATACATTGCCAACTTCAATTTTAAATAggttaatttattaaaaaagaaaaatgtatttaatttaaaaaatccaatttgtttaggttaaaaaaaaatacagttttttttaacccaccCCGGTGACTGATAAAGGAATATTCCTCTTCTTTTGACTGTTTCCTTAATCTATCAAACATGTTCATTAGTGTTCCACaagtttttgcagcagttgaaaGCATACAGACAATTTGTGCATCAATTTTTGATCGGTGTGATATGAGAATTTTTCATCTTTGTGCATCTAGCTTACTCTAGATTTAAGTACCACAGGTCACTCAGTTTAGGAAGACTAAAAACACTTCAAGAAGATCCACTGCCATCTACAGGTCGAAAACTAAAATTACTAGAACTCTGAACTTGAAGTGATTACTATGGACATCACTAAAAACTTTTCATAGTTAAATCTTACAGCATTATCTCACCCATTATCTGTACTGATTTTCCCACACTGAACTACTGCCTTTTATCAGTTCAACTGTTTGTCTATGCAGAGTTAGACAGATAAAAGCCAATCACTGGAAAGCACAAGAGCAAGAGTAGGGTAGTCAGTGGATGAAACGCTCTAGCAGTTTTTCTGACTACAGCAGAAGGGATTTCACATATTCACTTTGGATTGCCTTAACATCAGTGACACTTTATGTAGCTCAAATGCAATTACTTTTCTGTTTCATACTGATCTGAATGCGTGTCACCAAAAATTCTCAAATGATGCAACTGGATTTTATATTGTTCCCTATAAGGAAAGGACAATAAACTGgcacaataaaaaaataatttgagttAAATCTAAGTTTGAGTATTTAATATTACacataaaagggggaaaaaaatgaaaaagctaCTCACTTAACACCAACTATTTGGACTTCAAGCTCCTTAGCACATTCCATGAGGTGCCTACAGCTCTTCAGCATGGTGCCAAATTTCATGTTCATCTCCTCAGCTCCACTAATGTCTTCTGTGGCAATATGTAGTAAGAGCCTAAGAGAAGGGGAAGATGATTGGGGCACAGTTGGTTTACATCATCATCAGCACATGTGAAGCCTGAAGACTGTCAGAAGTATGTTGATTATGTTGTCAGTACTCCAACTCCATCGATGGATGAGTCAAGTGAACCTAATAAAAACAATCCTGTACAGAGAAAAAACTAGCAATTAGGGGCTAAAACATGGAGCCAACAAAGAAAAGGGATTTGGAAATGCAGCAACTAAGACTCTGTTGTAGCAGCAAGAGTCTGTTGGGTGCTGTAATAAAAAAACGGGTTACCTTCTCATAAGGAGTGCTTGCTCATAAGCTGCTCTTTAGTGACAATGGGATTGCTTCTCTCCAGCCCTTtcctcctggctggcaggaggaaGAGTGCCCTGGGATTCCCTTTGGAGCCTGCTGTGTTTATCTTCTTACATCAGCCTTGTCTGGTAGAAGTCTGATACATGTAGAGACCCCTCCCAACCTCCCTACTCCACCGGCAGCTGGACTGGGTGCAAGGGGTGTTCCATTCCCTCCCCCATTACTTCCTCATTGCCTGTGAGAAGGAGGCTGCTGCCGGAGTGCCGTGCCATTTCTCCTCCTCCAATGGGTCTCACATATCATAGCTAGAAGACCTATTAACTCAGTCTTTGGATAGAGCAGGGGGTGGCTAATTTCTTGTGGCTTTGTGAGCTGAGTCTCATTAGTTGATAATTAATCAGTCTTGTTATGCTTTAATTGCTATGGAGTGGTAATTTGATAAGACATGCCTATCAAAACCAGAGTGTACAAAACACAAGATTATATTAATACAAACTCACTCAACGTCAGCTAAAAGGGTCAATGACTCCATTTTCAATCCCAAGTGAGAAACACCATCAAACATAAAAAGCCGCATTTTGCACTAGCTGAAGGTTGGTTGGTGAAGTCCAAGCACCCCATGCAGAGTGAACTGCAGTAATCCAATCTGGAGATGAAAAAGGCAAGGATAACTGGCAAGTTCTACAGCTGAAAGGAAAGATCACCATCTCCTTGCCAAGCAAAGATAAGCACACTGTTGGCTACTACCAGTGATGTGATAATCTAGCAGCTGCCAAAAATTTAATGGAACCCTCAAATTGCAAACATTTACGAAAGACAGTTTAAAGGGGTATGCCTGAGGGGGGGAATCTAACTTCCATTTCTTCCACATCTGCCCTTCAGCATCCTTGCTTATCATTTATGCCATTTGCTACTGCTGGCATTTCACTCATTTTGGATAAAGCAGACTGGCCAGTTTCATTTCCTGGTTCTCTTTCACCAGCACAAGCacttaaatgatttaaaaaaaaaaaaattcctctgatCAAAATTAAACAATTTTAGTTATACAATGTTCTGTAACAACAACATTTGGACAAACCTATATATTGGGCCTAGTTATTTGACAAAATCAAATCCTTGGAATTCACCATATGACAACTCCAAAAATATATCTATTTCTGCACACTACAGCTTAAGTAGCACCAAGGTTCGCCTGAAAACATTTGTTAACCAAGACTACATATGCCATACTGAACTGACAAATTTTCATGACTGCATTATAAAGCATCAGTCAAGATTTTCTAGTGAAAACAACTGTACAAGATAAAAGAGAACTACTTTACCTTGTAATTTTGCTCTTCTCAAAATATCTTGCAGGATTCTCATGCCTGGGTCTCAGCAGGCTAAAGTGAGGCTGGAGGAAGTCCAAGATCTTGGTGCTTTTTGGCCCTTAAAGGCAATGGTAGTAGATAGGAGCATGATCCATTCTTTCACTACTGGAGGTCAAATGACACCCTGAGCATAATTACTGCCTTTGGATTCTTTCAGTCAATTCCAGATTTTAGCAAAATGTGAAGGCTCCGTAAAGAAAAATTAGCCAATCACAAAACAAAACGATTAGAAAAAAGAATGCCTTAGAAGGCTGAATAGTAAAAGCATCAAAATCTGAGAAACCAACACTTCAAAAAGGTTCCTCTCCAAACATCAATAGAGATGGATGAAAATCTTCAGAGAAGAATTACAATTTTCTGTGCAGGATTCTCTCCAGGAATGCAAGTAACTAGAGTCACATGACTGGAACAGGCAGCAAGTCAATGCAAAAAATATGAAGTTATTTTTGAAGTACATAAAGAAGGTATAAGATACCTCCCAA harbors:
- the AZIN1 gene encoding antizyme inhibitor 1 isoform X2; translated protein: MRLFMFDGVSHLGLKMESLTLLADVELLLHIATEDISGAEEMNMKFGTMLKSCRHLMECAKELEVQIVGVKFHISSSCKEPQVYIHAISDARCVFDMAEEFGFKMNMLDIGGGFTGSELQLEEVNHVISPLLDIYFPEESGVNVIAEPGCYYVSSAFTLAVNIIAKKAVEYDKFLPSGMEQTRSDDDPIFMYYMNDGVYGSFASKLSEKFNTIPEVHKKYKEDEPLFASSLWGPSCDELDQIVENCLLPELSVGDWLIFDNMGSGTLGQQSAFNDFQRPPVYYMMSFNDWYEMQDAGITSDTLMKNFFFVPSCIQLSPEDSFSTAA